Proteins encoded in a region of the Streptomyces akebiae genome:
- a CDS encoding ParA family protein produces the protein MPAPVSGPTGFAAVGSVAVRTFAAHQSQQPAGLTPTALQSMDGQHVNAMAGDGSGGVHNHFADYDELPDGHFYDPDAEYEPDPEYAATLAPDAARQRRERIGPTGRPLPYFPIPGPLTDHGPAKIIAMCNQKGGVGKTTSTINLGAALAEYGRRVLLVDFDPQGALSVGLGVNPMELDLTVYNLLMERGMSADEVLLKTAVPNMDLLPSNIDLSAAEVQLVSEVARESTLQRALKPLMADYDYIVIDCQPSLGLLTVNALTAAHKVIVPLECEFFALRGVALLTETIEKVQERLNPELELDGILATMYDSRTVHSREVLARVVEAFDEHVYHTVIGRTVRFPETTVAGEPITTYASNSVGAAAYRQLAREVLARCHAE, from the coding sequence ATGCCTGCGCCGGTCTCGGGCCCCACGGGGTTCGCGGCTGTCGGCTCCGTCGCTGTCCGCACCTTCGCAGCCCACCAGAGTCAGCAGCCAGCCGGGCTAACTCCGACAGCACTCCAGAGCATGGATGGCCAACACGTGAACGCCATGGCCGGCGACGGAAGTGGCGGGGTCCACAACCACTTCGCCGACTACGACGAGCTGCCCGACGGGCACTTCTACGACCCCGACGCCGAGTACGAGCCCGATCCGGAGTACGCGGCCACGCTCGCGCCCGACGCGGCCCGCCAGCGCCGCGAGCGCATCGGTCCCACCGGTCGCCCGCTGCCCTACTTCCCGATCCCGGGCCCGCTGACCGACCACGGTCCCGCGAAGATCATCGCGATGTGCAACCAGAAGGGCGGCGTCGGCAAGACGACGTCGACCATCAACCTGGGTGCCGCGCTCGCGGAGTACGGCCGCCGGGTCCTGCTCGTCGACTTCGACCCGCAGGGCGCCCTCTCGGTCGGCCTCGGGGTGAACCCGATGGAGCTCGACCTCACGGTCTACAACCTGCTCATGGAGCGGGGCATGTCGGCCGACGAGGTCCTGCTGAAGACCGCGGTCCCCAACATGGACCTGCTGCCGAGCAACATCGACCTGTCCGCGGCCGAGGTCCAGCTGGTCTCCGAGGTCGCGCGCGAGTCGACGCTCCAGCGCGCCCTGAAGCCGCTCATGGCCGACTACGACTACATCGTGATCGACTGCCAGCCCTCGCTCGGTCTGCTCACGGTCAACGCCCTGACGGCCGCGCACAAGGTGATAGTGCCCCTGGAGTGTGAGTTCTTCGCTCTCCGTGGTGTCGCACTGCTGACCGAGACCATCGAGAAGGTCCAGGAGCGGCTCAACCCCGAGCTGGAGCTCGACGGCATCCTCGCCACGATGTACGACTCGCGCACCGTGCACAGCCGTGAGGTCCTCGCGCGTGTCGTCGAGGCGTTCGACGAGCACGTCTACCACACGGTCATCGGGCGAACGGTCCGCTTCCCGGAGACCACGGTCGCCGGTGAGCCGATCACCACGTACGCCTCCAACTCCGTCGGCGCCGCCGCCTACCGTCAGCTCGCCAGGGAGGTGCTCGCCCGGTGTCACGCCGAGTGA